The Verrucomicrobiota bacterium genome segment TCGTCTCGATGACCCGTGAAGGTCGCGCAGTTCACCATGTCCAGTTTTACCAGTTCGGCTTCGATGGGTTGCTTGGAGGGCCCTTCGCCGACAAGCACGAGCCGGACGGGAATACCCCAATCCCGTAACATGCGAGCCGCACGAACGAGGATCACGTGCCCCTTCGCGTGCCTCAAGACGGCCACCATGCCGACCAGTGGCCACTCCTCCTGGCCGTGTCGGGTTGGAAGCTCTGCTTTTGCTGCGCGTGGCGAGAAACGATCCACGTCAATCCCCGTTGAGATCGTGCTGACTCGTTCAGAACTGAAGCCGAACGCATTCTGGAATTGGCTGGTGATTCGGGTGCTGGTGGTAATGAGGTGGTCGGCGAGCCTCTCATAAACCAATCGGCTCAACCGCAAGTCAGCGATGGGGACTTCGAAGTGCCGCGTCCGGATGATCAGCGGCACGCGCGCGAGCCGGGCCGCCACGCCAACGAGCCAGCCGTCGCGCGAGCTGTGGGTGTTGACGATCTCGATGCGATTGCGGCGCAGCCAGCCCGCGAGCGCGAGCGCGGTGAAGGGAAACAGCGGCCGCGAAACGCCCAGCGGATGCGTCGCAATCCCCGCGGCCCTGGCGCGCTTGAACACTCCGGCCTCGCGCGGCGCAAGCAGCCACACGGCGCAACCGCGGCGCTTGAAGCCCTCGAGTTCCGCGAGCACGCGATGCTCCTGTCCGCCCCAGCCGAGCGAACATTCGGAGTGGACGATGCGCCACGGGCGTCGGGGTGCGGGAGGCATGGTCACTCCGACTTTCGGGCGAACACGATGAGGTGGCGGCCCAGCAGCGATTCGTCGGACGCCGCGGCTTTCCAAAAGCCGCGCTCCTCGCCGCTCGCGGACCGTCGCTCGCGGCTGCGGCAATACATCCGCGCGGGAATCGCAAGCAGGCGTTCGTGAAAGTGCTTCGCGTGCGAGAGCGGCTCGCGAACAACCTGCGGGGCGTCGAAACCCGCGAG includes the following:
- a CDS encoding glycosyltransferase family 4 protein, yielding MPPAPRRPWRIVHSECSLGWGGQEHRVLAELEGFKRRGCAVWLLAPREAGVFKRARAAGIATHPLGVSRPLFPFTALALAGWLRRNRIEIVNTHSSRDGWLVGVAARLARVPLIIRTRHFEVPIADLRLSRLVYERLADHLITTSTRITSQFQNAFGFSSERVSTISTGIDVDRFSPRAAKAELPTRHGQEEWPLVGMVAVLRHAKGHVILVRAARMLRDWGIPVRLVLVGEGPSKQPIEAELVKLDMVNCATFTGHRDDIPNVLRALNVLVIPSLHEGVPQAGLQALACGTPVVGSDTGGIPEIIRHGETGRIFKSG